The Echeneis naucrates chromosome 10, fEcheNa1.1, whole genome shotgun sequence genome has a window encoding:
- the LOC115050340 gene encoding protocadherin beta-16-like — protein sequence MTSAVKCQIRYSVPEEMKKGSLIGNVAQDLGLDLKRLRSGRARIVTGGNVQYIELNADKGILVVNERIDREQLCGDVTPCSFNFEIILENPIELHPVKILIQDQNDNPPQVLYPVQSGGSVVAEMVPRSADVGYLVTKVVAVDVDSGQNAWLSYKLQKATDRALFEVGLQNGEIRTIRQVTDKDAVKQRLTVIVEDNGQPSRSATVIVNVAVADSFPEVLSEFTDFPHDKEYNDNLTFYLVLALAVVSFLFITCLVVIISVKIYRWRQSRILYHSNLPVIPYYPPRYSDTLGTGTLQHVYNYEVCRTTDSRKSDCKFGRAGSENVLIMDPSSTGTMQRIQNEKSILDEPDSPLEVSKIM from the exons ATGACTTCGGCTGTAAAGTGCCAGATTCGTTATTCTGTtccagaggagatgaagaaaggcTCTCTGATAGGTAACGTAGCGCAAGACCTTGGTTTGGATTTGAAAAGGCTCCGCTCGGGCCGGGCCCGGATTGTGACCGGAGGAAACGTCCAATATATTGAGCTCAATGCAGACAAAGGGATTTTAGTCGTGAATGAAAGAATAGACCGGGAGCAGCTTTGTGGGGATGTAACTCCGTGTAGTTTcaattttgaaattattttggaGAATCCCATCGAGTTGCATC ctgtgaaaatactgatccaggaccagaacgaCAACCCCCCTCAGGTGCTGTACCCGGTCCAGTCCGGTGgctctgtggtggctgaaatggtgcctcggtcagcagatgtgggctatctggtgactaaagtggtggctgttgatgtggactctggacagaatgcctggctctcctataagctgcagaaagccacagacagggcgctgtttgaagtgggcttacagaatggagaaataagaactatccgccaagtgactgataaagatgcagtgaaacaaagactgactgttaTAGTGGAGGACAACGGGCAGCCCTCTCGTTCAGCTACAGTCATTGTGAACGTGGCGGTGGcggacagcttccctgaagTGCTGTCGGAGTTCACTGACTTTCCACACGACAAGGAGTACAATGACAACCTGACTTTTTACTTGGTGTTGGCTCTGGctgtagtttccttcctcttcatcacgtgTTTAGTGGTTATTATCTCAGTGAAGATCTACAGGTGGAGGCAGTCTCGCATCCTGTATCACTCCAACCTGCCTGTGATTCCATATTATCCACCACGTTACTCAGACACTTTGGGGACAGGGACTCTCCAACACGTGTACAACTACGAGGTGTGCAGGACGACTGACTCCAGAAAGAGTGACTGTAAGTTCGGCAGAGCTGGTAGTGAGAACGTGCTGATAATGGACCCCAGTTCAACAGGGACGATGCAGCGgatacagaatgaaaagagcatCCTGGATGAACCAGATTCTCCTTTAGAGGTCAGTAAAATAATGTAG